A genomic segment from Gossypium hirsutum isolate 1008001.06 chromosome D04, Gossypium_hirsutum_v2.1, whole genome shotgun sequence encodes:
- the LOC107899414 gene encoding calcium-dependent protein kinase 1: MHHLAGHPNVVTIKEAYEDSVAVHVVMELCAGGELFDRIVQRGHYSERKAAELARTIVGVVEACHSMGVMHRDLKPENFLFVNEQEDSPLQAIDFGLSIFFKPGEVLSDVVGSPYYVAPEVLQKHYGPEADVWSAGVIVYILLSGVPPFWGETEQEIFEEVLHGELDFTSDPWPNISESAKDLVKKMLVRDAKKRITAHEVLRHPWVQVDGVAPDKPLDSVVLSRLKQFSAMNKLKKMALKVIAQRLSEEEIAGLKEMFKMIDTDNSGQITYDELKDGLKRFGADLDESEFRALMQAADVNNNGTIDYEEFVAATLHLNKIEREDNLMAAFSYFDKDGSGYITQDELQKACQEFGIEEIHLDEMIGEVDQDNDGRIDYNEFVAMMQKGNPDLGKKTLGIREALPPS; encoded by the exons ATGCATCACTTGGCTGGCCACCCTAATGTTGTCACCATCAAAGAGGCTTATGAGGATTCCGTGGCGGTTCATGTTGTCATGGAGCTGTGTGCCGGGGGAGAACTCTTTGATAGAATTGTACAAAGAGGGCATTATTCTGAAAGAAAGGCGGCTGAACTAGCAAGAACGATAGTTGGTGTTGTGGAAGCCTGCCACTCCATGGGAGTAATGCATAGGGATCTTAAGCCTGAAAATTTCCTTTTCGTTAATGAACAAGAGGATTCACCCCTTCAAGCCATTGATTTCGGATTATCGATATTCTTCAAGCCTG GGGAAGTCTTATCTGATGTGGTTGGAAGCCCATACTATGTTGCACCCGAGGTTTTGCAGAAGCATTATGGTCCAGAAGCAGATGTGTGGAGTGCTGGAGTGATCGTTTACATTCTCTTGAGTGGGGTACCTCCATTCTGGGGTG AAACTGAACAAGAGATATTTGAAGAGGTTTTGCATGGTGAGCTTGACTTCACATCTGATCCTTGGCCTAACATCTCTGAAAGTGCCAAAGATTTAGTGAAAAAAATGCTTGTCAGAGATGCTAAAAAGCGCATAACTGCACATGAAGTACTGC GCCATCCTTGGGTACAGGTTGATGGGGTTGCTCCAGACAAGCCACTTGATTCCGTAGTATTAAGCCGCTTGAAGCAATTTTCTGCAATGAACAAGCTAAAGAAAATGGCCTTAAAG GTCATTGCTCAGAGACTTTCTGAAGAAGAAATAGCAGGGTTGAAGGAAATGTTCAAGATGATAGACACAGATAACAGTGGTCAAATCACATATGATGAACTCAAAGATGGATTGAAAAGATTTGGTGCAGACCTAGATGAGTCAGAATTCCGTGCTCTAATGCAGGCG GCGGACGTTAATAATAACGGTACAATTGACTACGAGGAATTCGTAGCTGCAACATTGCATCTAAACAAGATTGAGAGGGAAGATAATCTCATGGCAGCCTTCTCGTATTTCGACAAAGATGGCAGTGGCTACATCACTCAAGATGAGCTTCAAAAAGCTTGTCAAGAATTCGGTATTGAGGAAATCCACTTGGATGAAATGATCGGAGAAGTTGATCAGGACAAT GATGGCCGGATAGATTACAATGAGTTTGTGGCAATGATGCAGAAAGGCAACCCTGATCTTGGTAAGAAGACCCTCGGAATTAGAGAGGCATTGCCACCTAGCTGA